In Sorghum bicolor cultivar BTx623 chromosome 8, Sorghum_bicolor_NCBIv3, whole genome shotgun sequence, one genomic interval encodes:
- the LOC8070359 gene encoding WAT1-related protein At2g37450: MEASRSSSSSPAAAREVATTTTVAKEMEIEAASKRMTQTAAREVATLPLGMVVVQAIMVGMVLLSKMALNAGMRPMVLIVYRSIVAAIVVAPLAFVFERVVLAMGLYYYGLQSTSAAYSAIFLNLIPIVTFIIAIILRAEDLALRTWPGRTKVLGAVLCVGGTMVVSLLKGPLLHLWPRTLADAEAPAAAASPGGGSSHSHHGMVTGTLFLCGSCLSYALWLIVQARLAKVFPSKYWMTMLTCVVGSLESLVVGMCISHDHAEWALKWDMQLLTVVYSGVLNTGVTFVLISWAVSRRGPIYPPMFNSLSLIVATILDSVLLGTNIYLGSVLGTLLIVVGLYAFLWGKGKEAKKKKAAAAARQEAHHNHQDQGGVLQLEIV, translated from the exons ATGGAGGCgtcgaggtcgtcgtcgtcgtcgccggcggcCGCGCGGGAGgtagcgacgacgacgacggtggcCAAAGAGATGGAGATAGAGGCGGCGTCGAAGAGGATGACGCAGACGGCGGCGCGGGAGGTAGCGACGCTGCCACTGGGCATGGTGGTGGTGCAGGCCATTATGGTGGGGATGGTTCTGCTGTCCAAGATGGCGCTCAACGCCGGCATGCGCCCTATGGTGCTTATTGTTTACCGGAGCATAGTTGCGGCAATCGTGGTCGCGCCACTTGCCTTCGTCTTCGAGAG AGTCGTCCTGGCAATGGGGCTGTACTACTACGGGCTGCAGAGTACCAGTGCCGCCTACTCTGCCATTTTCCTGAACCTGATTCCCATCGTCACCTTCATCATTGCCATCATCCTCAG GGCAGAGGATCTGGCACTGCGAACGTGGCCTGGCAGGACCAAGGTGTTGGGCGCTGTGCTGTGTGTGGGCGGCACAATGGTGGTGAGCCTTTTGAAAGGCCCGCTGCTGCACCTGTGGCCTAGGACCCTCGCGGACGCCGaggcaccagcagcagcagcgagccCCGGCGGCGGCTCATCTCATTCTCACCACGGCATGGTCACCGGCACACTCTTCTTGTGCGGCAGCTGCCTCAGCTACGCCCTCTGGCTCATCGTCCAG GCAAGGCTTGCGAAGGTGTTCCCATCGAAATATTGGATGACGATGCTGACCTGTGTGGTAGGAAGCTTGGAGTCGTTGGTTGTTGGCATGTGCATCAGCCATGACCATGCAGAATGGGCGCTCAAATGGGACATGCAGCTCCTAACCGTTGTCTACTCG ggcGTGCTGAATACAGGCGTCACGTTCGTACTCATCTCATGGGCCGTTAGCCGGCGTGGACCAATCTACCCTCCCATGTTCAACTCCCTGTCCCTCATCGTCGCTACCATCCTCGACTCGGTGCTCCTCGGCACCAACATTTACCTCGGAAG CGTGCTAGGGACCCTGTTGATAGTCGTGGGCCTATATGCGTTCCTGTGGGGCAAAGGCAAGGaggcgaagaagaagaaggccgcAGCGGCGGCGAGGCAGGAGGCGCATCATAATCATCAGGACCAAGGCGGAGTACTCCAACTCGAGATTGTTTAA
- the LOC110429591 gene encoding uncharacterized protein LOC110429591 yields MAAWNRSRDVNSDPEHSGGSWRPPLPRPDNGDTVRPVPLWEREFCRNAYDIPWQTFCEKKRFIKILFKNVMDWDDSGAHKNFLDAKERFRAKYFGEPYEDPVENPDLYIDEVDHHCEVNPELVAGLDKIAGNDLVVDLGWGGMANMTPMSWGAPIGSLMPPGWGQPVPNLKPTGWGEPANPTPDTAWAGTANMTPMEWGAPADNLIPPGWGQLVPNLKPTGWGEPANPTPDTASAGTANMTSMEWGAPVGNLIPPGWGQPVPNLKPTGWGEPANPTPDTACGGQRNQTPGAVMGAQPYSTPNSSNNYLHGGRPSNNWQQQGVDPGQTSSGTARMLGGGGGGGRNRNRGGGGGGRNRNRGGGGGGGRNRNHGGSGGFGSNWNGSGRSEQSIQHEGQQRQRTGGGMQRNHQDEGQRQMRSMGRQQQGQRGRRMEWRPVQHNRAPKDDPAA; encoded by the exons ATGGCGGCCTGGAACCGGTCGAGGGACGTGAATAGCGACCCTGAGCACTCCGGCGGCAGCTGGCGTCCTCCTCTGCCTCGGCCTGATAACG GGGACACTGTCCGCCCAGTCCCTTTATGGGAAAGAGAATTCTGCCGCAACGCTTACGACATTCCTTGGCAGACCTTCTGCGAAAAAAAGCGATTTATTAAAATATTATTCAAAAACGTCATGGACTGGGATGATTCAGGAGCACACAAGAATTTCCTGGATGCAAAGGAAAGGTTCAGGGCAAAATATTTTGGCGAACCTTATGAGGATCCTGTGGAAAACCCGGATTTGTACATCGATGAGGTTGATCACCACTGTGAAGTCAACCCGGAGTTGGTAGCTGGCCTTGATAAGATAGCTGGCAATGACTTGGTAGTCGACCTGGGTTGGGGAGGCATGGCGAATATGACACCGATGAGTTGGGGTGCACCGATAGGCAGTCTGATGCCCCCAGGTTGGGGACAACCGGTTCCTAATCTGAAACCCACTGGATGGGGGGAACCAGCCAACCCGACACCTGACACTGCTTGGGCAGGTACGGCGAATATGACACCCATGGAATGGGGAGCACCGGCTGACAATCTGATACCCCCGGGTTGGGGACAGCTGGTTCCTAATCTGAAACCCACTGGATGGGGGGAACCAGCCAACCCGACACCTGACACTGCTTCGGCAGGCACGGCGAATATGACATCCATGGAATGGGGAGCACCTGTTGGCAATCTGATACCCCCGGGTTGGGGACAGCCGGTTCCTAATCTGAAACCCACTGGATGGGGGGAACCAGCCAACCCGACACCTGACACTGCTTGTGGAGGCCAGCGTAATCAAACACCAGGGGCTGTCATGGGAGCCCAGCCTTACTCCACACCAAACAGCAGTAACAATTACTTGCATGGAGGTAGGCCATCCAACAACTGGCAGCAGCAGGGGGTGGATCCAGGACAGACATCATCTGGCACTGCAAGGATGctgggcggcggtggcggtggtggcaGGAATCGCAaccgtggcggtggcggtggtggcaGGAATCGCAACcgtggtggcggcggtggcggtggcaggAATCGCAACCATGGCGGCAGTGGTGGCTTTGGCAGCAATTGGAATGGCAGCGGCCGCAGCGAACAGAGTATCCAGCACGAGGGGCAACAGCGGCAGAGGACCGGCGGCGGCATGCAGAGGAACCACCAGGACGAGGGGCAGCGCCAGATGAGGAGCATGGGCCGGCAGCAGCAGGGCCAGAGGGGAAGGAGGATGGAGTGGCGTCCCGTGCAGCACAACAGGGCTCCCAAAGATGATCCTGCCGCTTGA
- the LOC8070358 gene encoding uncharacterized protein LOC8070358 — MDPSAEPPAAAWPPWTSLLLRALSRRRTWVVLFLAVYAALLSSSWSLLASVRAWYYSSASSTSSSAPAWPAALYASVMYGAVFGLLSMGAALAVAAPAMLVTWTTVLVLLAFAGRPPRSLVAEGRRATRDIAGLALRVLLREGNAVAALCAAASFVALLLGRRDVEDESATTLPNQ, encoded by the coding sequence ATGGATCCGTCAGCCGAGCCACCAGCAGCGGCATGGCCACCATGGACATctctcctcctacgagcactaAGCCGGCGCCGGACCTGGGTAGTCCTCTTCCTAGCCGTATACGCGGCGCTGCTCTCCTCCTCCTGGTCTCTCCTCGCCTCCGTCCGCGCCTGGTACTACTCCTCCGCCtcgtccacctcctcctccgccccGGCGTGGCCCGCGGCGCTGTACGCCTCCGTCATGTACGGCGCGGTGTTCGGGCTGCTCTCCATGGGTGCCGCGCTGGCCGTGGCGGCGCCCGCCATGCTCGTCACCTGGACCACCGTCCTCGTGCTGCTCGCCTTCGCGGGACGACCGCCCCGGTCGCTCGTCGCCGAGGGCCGACGCGCCACCAGGGACATCGCGGGGCTCGCGCTCCGCGTCCTGCTGCGTGAGGGTAACGCCGTCGCCGCGCTCTGCGCTGCCGCCAGCTTCGTCGCGCTACTCCTCGGCCGCCGAGATGTTGAGGACGAGTCGGCGACGACGCTTCCTAATCAGTAG
- the LOC8070357 gene encoding uncharacterized protein LOC8070357, with product MGGWNRKRYVTGHRDRSAGASRPPLPPPDYGDSHYPVPLWEREFCRHVGNITWESFCENKQYVEPFDRLEPWDDSEAFDCFQNAKARFWANYHGKPSDTPLLDDPDLYIDKVDYECKVDPELVAELDSVGLPFEDDKSAPATGWPNAGADNKCTQNGSGNWDVFIEKPAEVNKWKSEVNLAPDTVWGGQAKVITPEAVWGGQSSNKWGNNSNTSWGASLEKPSWRDCSKNHYSSNNWNNFHSGPSNDRYRQPEDPSYTSGSGRKRNGSGGGYFKQRNNKQSYQDEGQHQQHRTGGWQQDQRGRNRQWRPVYNRAP from the exons ATGGGGGGCTGGAACCGGAAGCGGTATGTGACCGGCCACCGTGACCGCTCCGCCGGCGCTTCTCGTCCTCCTCTGCCTCCGCCTGATTACG GGGACAGTCACTACCCAGTCCCATTATGGGAAAGGGAATTCTGCCGCCATGTTGGCAACATTACTTGGGAGAGTTTCTGTGAAAACAAGCAATATGTTGAACCATTCGATAGACTTGAGCCCTGGGACGATTCCGAGGCATTTGATTGTTTCCAGAATGCAAAGGCAAGGTTCTGGGCGAACTATCATGGCAAGCCTTCTGACACTCCTTTGCTGGATGATCCTGATTTGTACATCGACAAGGTCGACTACGAATGCAAAGTCGACCCAGAGTTGGTTGCTGAGCTGGATAGTGTAGGGCTACCATTTGAGGATGATAAATCCGCCCCGGCCACAGGATGGCCCAACGCCGGGGCAGACAACAAGTGCACCCAGAACGGATCTGGAAACTGGGATGTATTCATAGAAAAGCCGGCCGAAGTCAATAAGTGGAAGTCTGAGGTCAATCTCGCACCCGACACGGTTTGGGGAGGCCAGGCCAAGGTAATAACACCTGAGGCAGTTTGGGGAGGCCAATCTTCCAATAAATGGGGCAATAATAGCAACACCAGCTGGGGCGCTTCTTTGGAGAAACCGAGTTGGCGTGACTGTAGCAAGAACCACTACTCATCCAACAACTGGAACAACTTTCATAGCGGGCCATCCAACGACAGGTACCGGCAGCCGGAGGATCCGAGCTACACTTCTGGGTCTGGAAGGAAACGGAACGGCAGTGGCGGTGGGTACTTCAAGCAGAGGAACAACAAACAGAGTTACCAGGACGAGGGGCAGCACCAGCAGCACAGGACCGGCGGCTGGCAGCAGGACCAAAGAGGAAGGAACAGGCAGTGGCGTCCAGTGTACAACAGAGCTCCCTAA
- the LOC110429861 gene encoding keratin, type I cytoskeletal 9-like, with product MVAWNRSSDVNGDREDSGSTSHPPLALPRPDDNGDNNVHPVPLWEREFCRNAYDIPWETFCENKRFIGLYRNVMDWDDSGALENFEEAKERFRAQYFGEVGPNNGNNNFHGGGSSSNLHQQVVDPGHTSSGTGRMLTGGGTMWMSGAFTGGATKWNGGGGSGNGTGRNWNVGSGNGTGRNWNVGSGGGGDNGNGNGSGRNRNGGGGGSGSSSNWNCFGRGNYRSQREGQHQQRNGGGIHRNQDDLQHRMRSGGRQQQGQGRMKEWRPVQHNRAPKDDPAA from the exons ATGGTGGCCTGGAACCGGTCGAGCGACGTGAATGGCGACCGTGAGGACTCCGGCAGCACTTCGCATCCTCCTCTGGCTCTGCCTCGGCCTGATGATAACG GAGACAATAATGTCCACCCAGTCCCATTATGGGAAAGAGAATTCTGCCGCAACGCTTACGACATTCCCTGGGAGACCTTCTGCGAAAACAAGCGATTTATTGGGTTATACAGAAACGTCATGGACTGGGATGATTCAGGAGCGCTCGAGAATTTCGAGGAGGCAAAGGAAAGGTTCAGGGCACAGTATTTTGGCGAAGTTGGACCGAACAACGGTAACAATAACTTCCATGGAGGTGGATCATCTAGCAATTTGCACCAGCAGGTGGTGGATCCAGGCCACACGTCATCCGGGACTGGAAGGATGCTGACCGGCGGTGGCACGATGTGGATGAGTGGTGCCTTCACTGGCGGTGCCACAAAGTGGAATGGTGGTGGTGGCAGTGGCAATGGCACCGGCAGGAACTGGAATGTTGGCAGTGGCAATGGCACTGGCAGGAACTGGAATGTTGgcagtggcggtggcggtgacaatggcaatggcaatggcagtGGGAGGAACCGAaatggtggcggtggcggcagtGGCAGTAGCAGCAATTGGAATTGTTTCGGCCGCGGCAATTACAGGAGCCAGCGCGAGGGGCAACACCAGCAGAGGAACGGCGGTGGCATCCACAGGAACCAGGACGATTTGCAGCACCGGATGAGGAGCGGTGGCCGGCAGCAGCAGGGCCAGGGGAGGATGAAGGAGTGGCGTCCTGTGCAGCACAACAGGGCTCCCAAAGATGATCCTGCCGCGTGA